From the genome of Notolabrus celidotus isolate fNotCel1 chromosome 5, fNotCel1.pri, whole genome shotgun sequence, one region includes:
- the cxadr gene encoding coxsackievirus and adenovirus receptor homolog isoform X1, producing MDQSISRVCCVLLSLFTGLASGLEITTTGQTSIEKASGQSVKLDCQFSLGAEDSGPLDIEWSLLSSDNQKEDKVVIIYSGDRAYVDYYLPMKGRVHFNSADPKNGDASINLMALQSSDSGTYQCKVKKAPGIRSRKMLLIVMVKPSKPRCYAEGPTLEGKDVVLRCISKEGTSPLQYSWKKTSDSKLLPASAVLDPVAGTVNVRNASSSASGTYSCTVANRVGTEECILNLNVTPPPNTAGIIAGAIITVLLILLIIAIILFCCCRARHRKKYEKEICNEIREDVPPPKSRVSTARSFTVGSQRSSLGSMSPSNLHEYALKPQYDKIPSSEEYERPPSRAPLPPPTAPKVAGPNLSRMGGIPVMIPAQNRDGSIV from the exons GTTTGGCTTCTGGTCTAGAGATCACAACCACGGGGCAGACGTCTATCGAGAAGGCCAGCGGGCAGAGTGTGAAGCTGGACTGTCAGTTCTCTTTGGGAGCTGAAGACTCTGGACCTCTGGACATCGAATGGAGCTTGTTATCCTCCGACAACCAGAAAGAAGACAAAGTG GTGATCATCTACTCAGGTGACAGGGCCTATGTGGACTACTACCTCCCCATGAAGGGTCGAGTCCACTTCAACTCAGCCGACCCCAAGAACGGAGACGCCTCCATCAACTTAATGGCGCTGCAGTCGTCGGACTCAGGCACCTACCAGTGTAAGGTGAAGAAGGCTCCGGGTATCCGCAGCAGGAAGATGCTGCTGATCGTCATGG TGAAGCCGTCCAAGCCCAGATGCTACGCTGAGGGACCCACACTAGAAGGCAAAGATGTCGTGCTGAGGTGCATATCCAAAGAGGGCACCAGCCCTCTGCAGTACAGCTGGAAAAAGACCAGCGATAGCAAGCTGCTGCCCGCCTCAGCTGTGTTGG ACCCTGTGGCAGGAACTGTCAACGTGAGAAACGCATCCTCTAGTGCATCCGGCACCTACAGCTGCACCGTGGCCAACCGAGTCGGCACTGAGGAATGTATACTAAATCTGAACGTGACGCCTC CTCCCAACACTGCAGGCATCATCGCAGGAGCCATAATTACAGTTCTCCTGATCCTCCTAATTATTGCCATCATCCTGTTCTGCTGCTGCCGCGCCCGTCACAGGAAGAAGTACGAGAAGGAGATCTGCAACGAGATCAG aGAGGACGTCCCTCCTCCAAAGAGTCGTGTTTCTACAGCCCGCAGTTTCACTGTGGGCAGCCAGCGCTCCTCCCTGGGCTCCATGTCACCTTCCAACCTGCATGAGTACGCCCTGAAGCCTCAGTACGACAAGATCCCTTCATCGGAGGAGTATGAGAGGCCTCCAAGCCGCGCCCCACTACCCCCACCCACTGCCCCCAAGGTGGCCGGCCCCAACCTCAGCCGCATGGGCGGCATCCCCGTCATGATCCCTGCACAGAACAGGGACGGCTCCATCGTCTAG
- the cxadr gene encoding coxsackievirus and adenovirus receptor homolog isoform X2, with protein sequence MQLSSPTTWTHTGLASGLEITTTGQTSIEKASGQSVKLDCQFSLGAEDSGPLDIEWSLLSSDNQKEDKVVIIYSGDRAYVDYYLPMKGRVHFNSADPKNGDASINLMALQSSDSGTYQCKVKKAPGIRSRKMLLIVMVKPSKPRCYAEGPTLEGKDVVLRCISKEGTSPLQYSWKKTSDSKLLPASAVLDPVAGTVNVRNASSSASGTYSCTVANRVGTEECILNLNVTPPPNTAGIIAGAIITVLLILLIIAIILFCCCRARHRKKYEKEICNEIREDVPPPKSRVSTARSFTVGSQRSSLGSMSPSNLHEYALKPQYDKIPSSEEYERPPSRAPLPPPTAPKVAGPNLSRMGGIPVMIPAQNRDGSIV encoded by the exons GTTTGGCTTCTGGTCTAGAGATCACAACCACGGGGCAGACGTCTATCGAGAAGGCCAGCGGGCAGAGTGTGAAGCTGGACTGTCAGTTCTCTTTGGGAGCTGAAGACTCTGGACCTCTGGACATCGAATGGAGCTTGTTATCCTCCGACAACCAGAAAGAAGACAAAGTG GTGATCATCTACTCAGGTGACAGGGCCTATGTGGACTACTACCTCCCCATGAAGGGTCGAGTCCACTTCAACTCAGCCGACCCCAAGAACGGAGACGCCTCCATCAACTTAATGGCGCTGCAGTCGTCGGACTCAGGCACCTACCAGTGTAAGGTGAAGAAGGCTCCGGGTATCCGCAGCAGGAAGATGCTGCTGATCGTCATGG TGAAGCCGTCCAAGCCCAGATGCTACGCTGAGGGACCCACACTAGAAGGCAAAGATGTCGTGCTGAGGTGCATATCCAAAGAGGGCACCAGCCCTCTGCAGTACAGCTGGAAAAAGACCAGCGATAGCAAGCTGCTGCCCGCCTCAGCTGTGTTGG ACCCTGTGGCAGGAACTGTCAACGTGAGAAACGCATCCTCTAGTGCATCCGGCACCTACAGCTGCACCGTGGCCAACCGAGTCGGCACTGAGGAATGTATACTAAATCTGAACGTGACGCCTC CTCCCAACACTGCAGGCATCATCGCAGGAGCCATAATTACAGTTCTCCTGATCCTCCTAATTATTGCCATCATCCTGTTCTGCTGCTGCCGCGCCCGTCACAGGAAGAAGTACGAGAAGGAGATCTGCAACGAGATCAG aGAGGACGTCCCTCCTCCAAAGAGTCGTGTTTCTACAGCCCGCAGTTTCACTGTGGGCAGCCAGCGCTCCTCCCTGGGCTCCATGTCACCTTCCAACCTGCATGAGTACGCCCTGAAGCCTCAGTACGACAAGATCCCTTCATCGGAGGAGTATGAGAGGCCTCCAAGCCGCGCCCCACTACCCCCACCCACTGCCCCCAAGGTGGCCGGCCCCAACCTCAGCCGCATGGGCGGCATCCCCGTCATGATCCCTGCACAGAACAGGGACGGCTCCATCGTCTAG